One genomic region from Oryzias melastigma strain HK-1 linkage group LG19, ASM292280v2, whole genome shotgun sequence encodes:
- the LOC112153971 gene encoding ankyrin repeat and fibronectin type-III domain-containing protein 1 isoform X4, translated as MTQPMRVDQANQPASARKSASLSSPSAARRLYRNLSGKFRVGTNPPALEDSVVSGRGGDKERLRKTTIFQSNEALFEAVEHQELDLVQLLLSQYSLEELDLNTPNSEGLLPLDIAIMTNNAPMAKLLLRAGAKESPHFVSLEGRAVHLATLVQEAEQRVSEHKAQVRSESLGERDGSDRERQLKAWEWRLRLFRRMQTGFEHASPPDVPSEVHLSVSSSNSLQVDFQEPLCVNSAVVTKYKVSWSSVPSFIPVLGEMIVDDTSLLQCHITGLTTGIYYYVQVSAYNMKGWGPPKVSTPVCAAPSSWRDIDGRAPRQRGQKEALDHLLAQIKEAHRNCVCHEPCKAPAQGRKHSVSKSLRHLFQPTSKFVKSLKRGLYVASIFYKDDSVLVTSEDQIPIVEIEDSYSSSLMQDFLWFTKVSYLWDEISWLQQCLGPSQSSCSCTLQTRIKMLQAISQLQGMLGIQNLGHVYYEPIKDKHGNAVLVLLKDMKAGPNLDGVRWVPLSKLQLQRKSISSPEEPTALDILLITLHEKLAYHRRSRKLLSPGLYLGYLKLCTSVEQIRALVPQKLPNILCHTKIRDNSNVSREEWQWLQALSSLDESLEMDHDVQSAPHRLLHDLRSAIKAFMAHINVPGNQAQDFRIYSQEVLEFGDKVSFLLLLPPSDEVCTAPGQNNPYSPRSGFLTLPLQIFELVHFNAYCPSFIGQYCRVSALLELESLMSQQALREAFSEDELLVAKKKHQQVQEHMQQMEDVWRDARWIMDALQYARYKQPTGGIFISWIIDFSKEVMPDKPPSTSSQPDFMPSPMPSPEHCHKLSDFPGLSDEEGSSEVFLTTDSDYDSSRAQSPRELDLLSPSPLSSSGALEPRGLLRSDGSGSGGVSGHGGGSLRDSTPDVLQASESQLGREGERCGGGIRCGGERRRGVPELFDSDFILPSRQIELLHITEKRQAFCVRTSSLEFPSTTSSHHQPHSYHTTCSPPSTSPQQRWHRPSSVDRCCSNKRCQPLPPARTLSEDSGTQRLSAPSSTVLKKGCHATLRVYPQYRTGLPKETSVKICITSSTTAREMVQLVVQEMNTVCRRMLGGSKGSIEHEHYYSPEQMKHFGLVLVVDNREKWLQDDFCPLELQNPWLRGKLCVRIKEYSPLALKHSRATTV; from the exons ATGACGCAGCCCATGAGAGTAGACCAGGCCAACCAGCCGGCTTCTGCTCGCAAGTCAGCCAGCTTGTCCTCGCCAAGTGCAGCTCGCCGTCTATACCGCAATTTGTCTGGAAAGTTCCGCGTGGGCACCAACCCCCCTGCTCTGGAGGACAGTGTGGTGTCAGGACGGGGAGGGGACAAGGAGAGGCTGCGTAAAACCACTATA TTTCAGAGCAATGAAGCTTTGTTTGAGGCAGTGGAGCATCAAGAGTTGGACCTGGTCCAGCTGCTTCTGTCCCAGTACAGTCTGGAGGAGCTGGACCTCAACACTCCAAACAGTGAGGGCCTCCTGCCTCTCGATATCGCCATCATGACCAATAACGCACCCATGGCCAAGCTTCTGCTGCGAGCTGGTGCCAAGGAGAGTCCTCACT TTGTGAGTCTGGAGGGCCGAGCGGTGCATTTAGCTACTCTGGTGCAGGAGGCTGAGCAAAGAGTTTCAGAGCACAAGGCCCAGGTGCGGAGTGAGAGTCTTGGTGAACGCGATGGATCCGACCGCGAGCGGCAGCTCAAAGCTTGGGAGTGGAGGCTGAGGCTCTTCCGACGGATGCAAACAGGCTTTGAGCATGCTA GCCCCCCAGATGTTCCCAGTGAAGTTCATCTGTCTGTCAGCAGTAGCAACAGTCTACAGGTTGACTTCCAGGAACCTCTCTGTGTCAACTCTGCTGTGGTTACCAAGTATAAAG TGAGTTGGAGCAGTGTCCCTTCTTTTATTCCTGTATTGGGTGAGATGATTGTGGATGACACCAGTCTACTGCAGTGTCACATCACAGGACTAACAACT GGGATTTACTACTATGTTCAGGTGTCGGCGTACAATATGAAAGGATGGGGGCCACCAAAGGTTTCCACTCCGGTCTGTGCTGCACCTTCCA GTTGGAGGGACATCGATGGGCGCGCCCCACGTCAAAGAGGCCAGAAGGAGGCTCTGGATCATCTACTCGCACAGATAAAGGAAGCTCACCGCAACTGTGTCTGCCATG AGCCGTGCAAAGCTCCAGCTCAAGGCAGGAAGCACTCCGTGTCCAAAAGCCTTCGGCATCTCTTCCAACCCACCAGTAAATTCgtcaaaagtttgaaaag AGGTCTTTATGTGGCCTCCATATTCTATAAAGATGACAGCGTTTTGGTGACATCAGAAGACCAGATTCCTATCGTGGAGATTGAAGACTCTTACTCCAGCTCGCTCATGCAGGATTTCCTCTGGTTCACTAAG GTCTCCTATCTGTGGGATGAGATTTCTTGGCTGCAGCAGTGCCTGGGTCCATCCCAATCATCTTGTTCATGTACTCTGCAAACACGCATTAAGATGTTACAGGCCATCTCCCAGCTACAg ggaATGCTGGGAATCCAGAACCTCGGCCACGTTTATTATGAGCCAATTAAGGACAAACATGGTAACGCCGTGCTGGTGCTCCTGAAAGACATGAAGGCGGGTCCAAACCTGGACGGAGTACGTTGGGTACCACTATCTAAACTACAGCTGCAGCGAAAGTCCATCTCATCCCCCGAGGAGCCCACTGCCTTGGACATTCTCCTCATCACACTCCAT GAGAAGCTGGCATATCATAGGCGCAGCAGGAAGCTTTTGTCTCCGGGTTTGTACTTGGGCTACCTGAAGTTGTGCACATCAGTGGAGCAGATAAGGGCGCTGGTACCTCAGAAACTACCCAACATCCTCTGTCACACCAAAATCCGGGACAATAGCAATGTTTCAAG AGAGGAGTGGCAGTGGCTTCAGGCCCTAAGCTCTCTGGATGAGTCCTTGGAAATGGATCATGATGTTCAAAGTGCTCCTCATCGTCTTCTTCACGACCTGCGCAGCGCCATCAAAGCCTTCATGGCTCACATCAATGTTCCTGGCAACCAG GCACAGGATTTCCGAATTTACAGTCAGGAGGTGTTGGAGTTTGGGGACAAGGTGTCCTTCCTGCTCCTTTTACCCCCCTCAGATGAAGTCTGCACAGCTCCTGGTCAGAATAACCCGTACTCTCCCCGCTCAGGCTTCCTCACCCTGCCCCTGCAGATCTTCGAACTCG TTCACTTTAACGCCTATTGTCCCAGTTTCATCGGCCAGTATTGCAGAGTGTCGGCCCTGCTGGAGCTGGAATCGCTCATGTCCCAGCAGGCACTTCGAGAAGCCTTCTCTGAAGACGAGCTGCTCGTCGCCAAGAAGAAACATCAGCAAGTTCAGGAGCACATGCAG CAAATGGAGGATGTCTGGCGGGATGCGAGGTGGATAATGGATGCCTTGCAATACGCTCGCTACAAGCAGCCAACAGGAGGCATCTTCATAAGCTGGATAATTGACTTCTCTAAGGAGGTGATGCCGGATAAGcctccctccacctcctctcAGCCAGACTTCATGCCTTCTCCCATGCCTTCTCCAGAGCACTGCCACAAACTGTCAG ATTTTCCCGGTTTGTCAGATGAAGAAGGTTCCTCTGAGGTTTTCCTGACCACGGACAGCGACTACGACTCCAGTCGAGCTCAAAGTCCTCGTGAGCTGGATCTGTTGTCTCCATCGCCTCTGTCGTCCTCTGGAGCTTTGGAGCCCCGAGGTTTACTGCGCAGTGACGGGAGTGGCTCTGGAGGAGTGAGCGGACACGGAGGGGGATCTCTACGAGATTCCACTCCAGACGTCCTGCAGGCCTCTGAGTCACAGCTGGGGAGGGAAGGTGAGAGGTGTGGCGGAGGAATTCGGTGCGGAGGAGAGAGGCGGAGGGGAGTCCCGGAGCTGTTTGACAGTGACTTCATCCTTCCCAGCAGGCAGATCGAACTGCTGCACATTACAGAGAAGAGGCAGGCTTTCTGTGTGAGAACCAGTAGCCTGGAGTTCCCCTCCACCACGTCATCACACCACCAGCCTCACTCCTACCACACCACCTGCTCCCCACCCTCCACCTCACCGCAGCAAAGATGGCACAGACCCTCATCCGTGGACCGCTGCTGTTCTAACAAACGCTGTCAGCCTCTCCCACCAGCACGTACTTTATCAGAGGATAGTGGCACTCAGAGACTCTCGGCACCATCTTCTACCGTTCTCAAGAAAGGCTGCCATGCCACGCTCAGAGTGTACCCACAGTACCGCACAGGTCTGCCAAAGGAGACCAGTGTGAAG ATTTGTATAACTTCAAGCACAACCGCACGGGAGATGGTCCAGCTGGTGGTGCAGGAGATGAACACTGTGTGTCGGCGCATGCTGGGGGGCAGCAAGGGCAGCATCGAACACGAGCACTACTACAGTCCTGAACAGATGAAGCACTTTGGTCTGGTGCTGGTCGTGGACAACAGAGAGAAATGGCTTCAGGACGACTTCTGTCCCCTGGAGCTCCAAAACCCCTGGCTGAGGGGCAAACTGTGTGTTCGGATTAAAGAGTATTCACCGCTAGCACTCAAACACAGCCGGGCCACCACGGTGTGA
- the nog2 gene encoding noggin-2, translated as MMGLSQTLLVYALLCVHIGLSQHYLRLRPSPSDHLPVPDLKEDPDPEYDPREQDLAERTLRKKLGSNFDPNFMSISSPMQVNLSASDYQVKLQGPMPNEIKKLDLTETPYGKRVKVGKKARRKFLQWLWTYTHCPVVYTWKDLGVRFWPRYIKEGKCFSERSCSFPEGMSCKPVKSITKIFLRWYCQGFLRQKYCTWIQVQYPIISECKCSC; from the coding sequence ATGATGGGTCTCTCCCAAACGCTCCTCGTTTACGCGCTGCTCTGCGTTCACATTGGACTCTCCCAGCACTACCTTCGCCTCCGTCCGTCGCCCAGTGACCACCTCCCCGTCCCCGACCTGAAGGAGGACCCCGATCCAGAGTACGACCCCCGAGAGCAGGACTTGGCCGAGAGGACTCTCAGGAAAAAACTCGGCAGCAACTTTGACCCAAACTTCATGTCCATCAGCTCGCCCATGCAGGTGAACCTCTCTGCTTCAGATTACCAGGTGAAGCTGCAGGGGCCCATGCCGAACGAGATTAAAAAGCTGGACCTCACAGAGACTCCGTATGGAAAGAGGGTAAAAGTGGGGAAGAAAGCCCGTAGGAAATTCCTGCAGTGGCTGTGGACGTACACGCACTGCCCCGTGGTGTACACTTGGAAGGATTTGGGAGTGAGGTTCTGGCCCCGGTACATCAAAGAGGGAAAATGCTTCTCTGAGCGCTCGTGCTCCTTCCCTGAGGGGATGTCATGCAAACCCGTCAAGTCAATCACCAAGATTTTCCTGCGGTGGTACTGCCAAGGCTTTCTAAGACAGAAATACTGTACGTGGATACAGGTGCAATACCCAATCATCTCAGAGTGCAAGTGCTCGTGCTGA